From Halorubrum salinarum, the proteins below share one genomic window:
- a CDS encoding M14 family metallopeptidase, with the protein MQTFDRGSAGSARVAIVGGIHGDEPAGVRIVERLAAELAPLDPSDGEGESAGLVRLILANEPAIEAGTRYTDADLNRAFPGDADSDEYERALAPRLAAELEGFDAVLALHTSHSAPPPFAIFSDLTESVRRTVTGLPVDHVVDASGLRSTTLDSTIPHTVSIEVGRQGSEEAVEFGHEACRAFLRVHGALADEPPAFSETTVVAGSEEVPKGGGTPHVHFRNFEPIPEGAVFAEDDVYTHRVEEPGVVPILASEDGYDDIFGIYGRVTGTLKPPGEGDLRVYPREESEEGDD; encoded by the coding sequence ATGCAAACGTTCGACCGCGGGTCGGCGGGATCGGCCCGCGTCGCGATCGTCGGCGGGATCCACGGCGACGAGCCCGCCGGCGTGCGGATCGTAGAGCGGCTCGCAGCGGAGCTCGCACCCCTCGACCCGTCCGACGGCGAGGGGGAGTCCGCGGGGCTCGTCCGACTGATACTCGCCAACGAGCCGGCGATCGAGGCCGGAACGCGCTACACCGACGCGGACCTGAACCGGGCGTTCCCGGGCGACGCCGACAGCGACGAGTACGAGCGGGCGCTGGCGCCGCGGCTCGCCGCCGAACTGGAGGGGTTCGACGCCGTGCTCGCGCTCCACACGTCGCACAGCGCGCCGCCGCCGTTCGCCATCTTCAGCGACCTCACGGAGTCGGTCCGCCGCACCGTCACCGGCCTCCCCGTCGACCACGTCGTCGACGCGAGCGGGCTGCGGTCGACGACGCTCGACTCCACCATCCCGCACACCGTCTCGATCGAGGTGGGCCGACAGGGCAGCGAGGAGGCCGTCGAGTTCGGCCACGAGGCGTGCCGCGCGTTCCTGCGGGTCCACGGCGCGCTCGCCGACGAGCCGCCGGCGTTCTCGGAGACGACCGTGGTCGCGGGCAGCGAGGAGGTGCCGAAGGGCGGCGGGACGCCGCACGTCCACTTCAGGAACTTCGAGCCGATCCCGGAGGGCGCGGTGTTCGCCGAGGACGACGTGTACACCCACCGCGTCGAGGAGCCGGGCGTGGTCCCGATCCTCGCGAGCGAGGACGGGTACGACGACATCTTCGGCATCTACGGCCGCGTCACGGGCACGCTGAAGCCGCCGGGGGAGGGCGACCTGCGGGTGTACCCGCGCGAGGAGAGCGAGGAGGGGGACGACTGA
- a CDS encoding lipopolysaccharide biosynthesis protein: MAHERDEDASGSEADGRESHERAGSGRDARSDDGGDAPSEDGGDAIPDDEREALETIAHGAVLTSGGVAGQRALIAATEFALTRGLGPTAYGVYALAWRIAQLCSRLVTFGSVPAIQRYLPEYADEPDRQGAVAGLAYATTVAFGVAIAAGVWVAAPAINARTVTEPAFAGTMRAFGGLVGLLGVVMVASALLRAVGSARGEVLFNKLLRPGVRLVGALGALALGYSVVGVAGAIVAATGLLAAAAVPLSASVAGVRPTLRGARAEARRFYDHAAPVAMSSLGKVFQNRVDVLLVGALLTATAAGVYNVVLVVIAVAWIPLLSFNQLLPPVASELYADDRTATLNAVYGSVTRQIVTAVVPILAVLGVYGREILSLFGAAYADGYLPLVVYLGGVFVGSAVGATGWLLMMTDHQYARMALDWLLAVLNVGLTYAFVVRYGLVGAALGTSLAIAVQNGIQVLLLRRFEGLWPFDRTFLTPLAAGAVAVAAMYAVRAALAGAPAVVAGSAVGLVAYAASLRLVGVDPRDRFVARRLARRYRTAIADRFDR, from the coding sequence GTGGCGCACGAACGCGACGAGGACGCGAGCGGCTCGGAGGCCGACGGCCGGGAGAGCCACGAGCGCGCCGGGAGCGGGCGCGACGCGCGGTCCGACGATGGAGGGGACGCGCCATCCGAGGACGGAGGCGACGCGATCCCGGACGACGAGCGGGAGGCGCTGGAGACGATCGCGCACGGCGCGGTGCTCACCTCCGGCGGCGTCGCCGGCCAGCGCGCGCTGATCGCGGCGACCGAATTCGCGCTGACCCGCGGACTCGGCCCGACCGCCTACGGCGTGTACGCGCTGGCGTGGCGGATCGCCCAGCTGTGTTCCCGGCTCGTGACGTTCGGCAGCGTCCCCGCTATCCAGCGCTACCTCCCCGAGTACGCGGACGAGCCGGACCGGCAGGGCGCGGTCGCCGGCCTCGCGTACGCCACGACCGTCGCGTTCGGGGTCGCGATCGCGGCCGGCGTGTGGGTCGCGGCGCCGGCGATAAACGCGCGCACCGTCACGGAGCCGGCGTTCGCGGGAACCATGCGCGCGTTCGGCGGCCTCGTCGGGCTCCTCGGCGTCGTGATGGTCGCGTCCGCGCTCCTTCGCGCGGTCGGGTCGGCCCGCGGCGAGGTCCTGTTCAACAAGCTGCTGCGCCCGGGGGTGAGGCTCGTCGGCGCCTTGGGGGCGCTCGCGCTCGGCTACTCCGTCGTCGGCGTCGCCGGAGCGATCGTCGCCGCGACCGGCCTGCTCGCCGCGGCCGCGGTCCCGCTGTCGGCGTCCGTCGCCGGCGTCCGCCCGACGCTCCGGGGCGCCCGCGCTGAGGCGCGCCGCTTCTACGACCACGCGGCGCCGGTCGCGATGAGCAGCCTCGGGAAGGTGTTCCAGAACCGCGTCGACGTGCTGCTCGTCGGCGCGCTGCTGACGGCGACCGCGGCCGGCGTGTACAACGTCGTGCTCGTAGTGATCGCGGTCGCGTGGATCCCCCTCCTCTCGTTCAACCAGCTCCTTCCGCCGGTCGCCTCGGAGCTGTACGCGGACGACCGGACGGCGACGCTCAACGCGGTGTACGGCTCCGTCACGCGGCAGATCGTCACCGCGGTCGTCCCGATCCTCGCCGTGCTGGGTGTGTACGGCCGCGAGATCCTGTCCCTGTTCGGCGCGGCGTACGCCGACGGCTACCTCCCGCTCGTCGTCTACCTCGGCGGCGTCTTCGTCGGGAGCGCGGTCGGCGCGACCGGCTGGCTCCTGATGATGACCGACCACCAGTACGCGCGGATGGCGCTCGACTGGCTGCTCGCGGTCCTCAACGTCGGGCTGACCTACGCGTTCGTCGTCCGCTACGGGCTCGTCGGCGCCGCGCTCGGCACGTCGCTCGCCATCGCGGTCCAGAACGGGATTCAAGTGCTCCTCCTCCGCCGCTTCGAGGGACTGTGGCCGTTCGACCGCACCTTCCTCACCCCGCTGGCGGCGGGCGCCGTCGCCGTCGCCGCGATGTACGCGGTCCGAGCGGCGCTGGCGGGCGCCCCGGCGGTCGTCGCGGGGAGCGCGGTCGGGCTCGTCGCGTACGCGGCGTCGCTCCGGCTCGTCGGCGTGGACCCGCGCGACCGCTTCGTCGCGCGGCGGCTGGCGCGGCGGTACCGGACGGCGATCGCCGACCGGTTCGACCGCTGA
- a CDS encoding FAD-binding and (Fe-S)-binding domain-containing protein produces the protein MDGGGLAGDGGPGGSRDEADDDRPRRAASDGGVAAGSAGADRSGVSAAALGHDRPDVEAYRSLAADLRDAVAGGVEFDEYAQVLYATDGSVYQARPAGVVYPRGVDDVRAATRVAADHGVPVLPRGAGSSLAGQTVGPGCVVLDCSRHMDAILSVDPDARRATVQPGVVQDDLDDRLAADGLKFAPDPASSARATVGGGIGNNSTGAHSVRYGITDAYTEELRVVLADGSLVHTREVVLDSSEYEAIVAGEAGGEREAALYETVRALVEGNADEIAERYPTLKRSVSGYNLHKVIYENDDGEEVINLSKLFVGAEGTLGVVVEATLSLVTRPEATALALYSFDSLDAAMRAVPEALELPVSAVELMDDAVVELAAGSPEYAQYAEPIPDRAAAALMLEWDSELVDDFEAAVADANDRFRGDGDREAFDVIEAYDEGRQADLWNLRKAAIPLLMSMDGDAKPYPFIEDASVPPAELADYVAAFEEVLDDHGTSAAYFAHAGVGTLHIRPILSLKESEGVETMHAIADDVTDLVLEHHGAFSGEHGDGLARTEFNPKMYGEDLWAAFQELKSAFDPEWRMNPGKVVYVDGETAAERGYPEAAADTDMRENLRYGPTYRSVEPQTNLDFSDEGGFSELVELCNGCGTCRETDSGTMCPTYRASGEEIQTTRGRANMLRAAISGELDDEEIHSDRFQAEVLDLCVGCKGCQSDCPTGVDLAKLKAEVKHEHHEREGAGLRERLFRDIDRLSALGSRLAPLSNAAAKVPGARRAMDALVGIAPERALPTFRSESFEAWFAARGGPAVDPDDAVDTVALFPDTYTDYSYPAAGKAAVRVLEAADVRVEVPEGLAPSGRAAFSTGFLDTARERAAENVAALAPRAREGQSVLFVEPSDAVMFQDEYLDLLDGADAEAVSAAAAGVCEYLDARRVDERISFDAPAETLTYHGHCNQKAANTDHHAVGVLRRAGYGVDPLDSSCCGMAGSFGYESEHYDLSQAIGRILFGQVADSDGDAVTAPGASCRSQLGDREGAETPPHPIEKLAAALDE, from the coding sequence ATGGACGGAGGAGGACTCGCCGGCGACGGCGGCCCGGGGGGATCGCGCGACGAGGCCGACGACGACCGACCGCGGCGGGCCGCGTCCGACGGCGGCGTGGCCGCGGGGTCCGCCGGTGCGGACCGGTCGGGCGTCTCGGCCGCCGCGCTCGGGCACGACAGGCCGGACGTCGAGGCGTACCGGTCGCTCGCGGCCGACTTACGCGACGCGGTCGCGGGCGGCGTCGAGTTCGACGAGTACGCGCAGGTGCTGTACGCGACCGACGGGAGCGTCTACCAGGCCCGCCCGGCGGGCGTCGTCTACCCCCGCGGCGTCGACGACGTGCGGGCCGCGACGCGGGTCGCGGCCGACCACGGCGTCCCCGTGCTACCGCGCGGCGCGGGGTCGTCGCTCGCGGGACAGACCGTCGGGCCGGGCTGCGTCGTCCTCGACTGCTCGCGTCACATGGACGCGATCCTGTCGGTCGACCCCGACGCCCGCCGCGCCACGGTCCAGCCCGGCGTCGTCCAGGACGACCTCGACGACCGGCTCGCGGCGGACGGCCTGAAGTTCGCGCCCGACCCTGCCTCCTCGGCGCGCGCCACCGTCGGCGGCGGCATCGGCAACAACTCCACCGGCGCCCACTCCGTGCGGTACGGGATCACCGACGCCTACACGGAGGAGCTGCGCGTGGTGCTGGCGGACGGCTCGCTCGTTCACACCCGCGAGGTCGTCCTCGACTCCTCCGAGTACGAGGCCATCGTCGCGGGCGAGGCGGGCGGCGAGCGCGAGGCCGCGCTGTACGAGACGGTCCGCGCGCTCGTCGAGGGCAACGCCGACGAGATAGCCGAGCGGTACCCGACGCTCAAGCGATCGGTCTCGGGGTACAACCTCCACAAGGTGATCTACGAGAACGACGACGGCGAGGAGGTGATCAACCTCTCGAAGCTGTTCGTCGGCGCCGAGGGGACCTTGGGCGTCGTCGTCGAGGCCACCCTCTCGCTCGTCACCCGCCCCGAGGCGACCGCGCTGGCGCTGTACTCGTTCGACTCGCTCGACGCCGCCATGCGCGCGGTCCCCGAGGCGCTGGAGCTCCCGGTGAGCGCGGTCGAGCTGATGGACGACGCGGTCGTGGAGCTGGCCGCGGGGTCGCCCGAGTACGCCCAGTACGCGGAGCCGATCCCGGACCGGGCCGCGGCCGCGCTCATGCTGGAGTGGGACTCGGAGCTAGTCGACGACTTCGAGGCCGCGGTCGCCGACGCGAACGACCGCTTCCGCGGCGACGGCGACCGCGAGGCCTTCGACGTCATCGAGGCGTACGACGAGGGCAGGCAGGCGGACCTCTGGAACCTCCGGAAGGCGGCGATACCGCTCCTGATGAGCATGGACGGCGACGCGAAGCCGTACCCGTTCATCGAGGACGCCTCGGTGCCGCCCGCGGAGCTCGCCGACTACGTCGCCGCCTTCGAGGAGGTGCTCGACGACCACGGCACCTCGGCCGCGTACTTCGCGCACGCCGGCGTCGGGACGCTCCACATCCGGCCGATCCTCTCGCTGAAGGAGTCGGAGGGCGTCGAGACGATGCACGCCATCGCCGACGACGTCACCGACCTCGTCTTAGAGCATCACGGCGCCTTCTCCGGCGAGCACGGCGACGGGCTCGCGCGCACCGAGTTCAACCCGAAGATGTACGGCGAGGACCTCTGGGCGGCGTTCCAGGAGCTGAAGTCCGCGTTCGACCCCGAGTGGCGGATGAACCCCGGGAAGGTCGTCTACGTCGACGGCGAGACCGCGGCCGAGCGCGGCTACCCGGAGGCCGCCGCCGACACCGACATGCGCGAGAACCTCCGGTACGGGCCGACGTACCGGTCGGTCGAGCCGCAGACGAACCTGGACTTCTCCGACGAGGGCGGCTTCTCGGAGCTCGTCGAGCTGTGTAACGGCTGCGGCACCTGCCGCGAGACCGACTCCGGGACGATGTGTCCGACCTACCGCGCCTCCGGCGAGGAGATCCAGACGACCCGCGGGCGGGCGAACATGCTCCGGGCCGCCATAAGCGGCGAGCTCGACGACGAGGAGATCCACTCCGACCGGTTCCAGGCGGAGGTGCTGGACCTCTGTGTCGGCTGTAAGGGCTGTCAGAGCGACTGCCCGACCGGGGTCGACCTCGCGAAGCTGAAGGCGGAGGTGAAACACGAGCACCACGAGCGGGAGGGCGCGGGGCTGCGCGAGCGGCTCTTCCGCGATATCGACCGGCTCTCGGCGCTCGGGAGCAGGCTCGCGCCGCTGTCGAACGCGGCGGCGAAGGTCCCCGGCGCCCGCAGGGCGATGGACGCCCTCGTCGGGATCGCTCCCGAGCGCGCGCTGCCGACCTTCCGGTCCGAGAGCTTCGAGGCGTGGTTCGCGGCCCGCGGCGGCCCGGCGGTCGACCCGGACGACGCGGTCGACACGGTCGCGCTGTTCCCCGACACCTACACCGACTACAGCTACCCGGCGGCCGGGAAGGCGGCGGTGCGCGTGCTGGAGGCCGCCGACGTCCGCGTCGAGGTCCCGGAGGGCCTCGCGCCCTCCGGCCGCGCCGCCTTCTCGACCGGCTTCCTCGATACGGCCCGGGAGCGCGCGGCCGAGAACGTCGCGGCGCTCGCGCCCCGCGCCCGCGAGGGGCAGTCGGTCCTCTTCGTCGAGCCCTCCGACGCGGTGATGTTCCAGGACGAGTACCTGGACCTGCTCGACGGCGCGGACGCCGAGGCGGTGTCCGCGGCCGCGGCCGGCGTCTGCGAGTACCTCGACGCGCGCCGGGTCGACGAGCGGATCTCGTTCGACGCCCCGGCGGAGACGCTCACCTACCACGGCCACTGTAACCAGAAGGCGGCGAACACGGACCACCACGCGGTGGGCGTCCTCCGGCGCGCCGGCTACGGCGTCGACCCGCTCGACTCCTCGTGTTGCGGGATGGCGGGGTCGTTCGGATACGAGAGCGAGCACTACGACCTCTCGCAGGCGATCGGCCGGATCCTCTTCGGGCAGGTCGCCGACAGCGACGGCGACGCGGTGACGGCGCCCGGCGCCTCCTGCCGGTCGCAGCTCGGCGACCGCGAGGGCGCCGAGACGCCGCCCCATCCGATCGAGAAGCTGGCGGCGGCGCTCGACGAGTGA
- a CDS encoding aldo/keto reductase — protein sequence MNHRELGDVGAVSEVGYGAWQIGGDWGEVTEDEAVAAVEAAREAGIDFFDTADVYGDGRSERIVGETLADDIAAGDVTVATKAGRRLDPHEADGYAEANLRRFVDRSRENLGMDTLDLVQLHCPPTDVYYRPETFDALDALESEGRIASYGVSVERVEEGLKAIEYPGVETVQIIFNPFRQRPAELFLEEAAARDVGVICRVPLASGLLTGALSRDAEFPEDDHRNYNREGDAFDVGETFAGVPFEAGLDAVDALDERLADDRPLPEFALRWILDHDAVSTVIPGSTTPEHVRANAAASEAAPLSDAERDAASEVYDDHVREHVHQRW from the coding sequence ATGAACCACCGCGAACTCGGCGATGTCGGCGCGGTCAGCGAGGTCGGCTACGGCGCCTGGCAGATCGGCGGCGACTGGGGCGAGGTCACCGAAGACGAGGCGGTCGCGGCCGTCGAGGCCGCCCGCGAGGCCGGGATCGACTTCTTCGACACCGCCGACGTGTACGGCGACGGGCGGTCGGAGCGGATCGTCGGCGAGACGCTCGCGGACGACATCGCCGCGGGCGACGTGACCGTCGCGACGAAGGCCGGCCGCCGGCTCGACCCCCACGAGGCGGACGGCTACGCGGAGGCGAACCTCCGGCGGTTCGTCGACCGCTCCCGGGAGAACCTCGGGATGGACACGCTGGATCTGGTCCAGCTCCACTGCCCGCCGACGGACGTGTACTACCGGCCCGAGACGTTCGACGCGCTCGACGCGCTCGAATCGGAGGGACGGATCGCGAGCTACGGCGTCAGCGTCGAGCGCGTCGAGGAGGGACTGAAGGCGATCGAGTACCCGGGCGTCGAGACCGTCCAGATCATCTTCAACCCCTTCCGGCAGCGGCCGGCCGAGCTGTTCTTGGAGGAGGCCGCCGCGCGCGACGTGGGCGTCATCTGTCGCGTCCCGCTCGCGTCCGGGCTGCTCACGGGCGCGCTCTCCCGCGACGCCGAGTTCCCCGAGGACGACCACCGCAACTACAACCGCGAGGGCGACGCCTTCGACGTGGGCGAGACGTTCGCGGGCGTCCCCTTCGAAGCGGGCCTCGACGCGGTCGACGCGCTCGACGAGCGCCTGGCGGACGACCGCCCGCTGCCCGAGTTCGCGCTGCGCTGGATCCTCGACCACGACGCCGTCTCGACGGTGATACCCGGGTCGACGACGCCCGAGCACGTCCGAGCGAACGCGGCCGCGAGCGAGGCGGCGCCGCTCTCCGACGCCGAGCGCGACGCGGCGAGCGAGGTGTACGACGACCACGTCCGCGAGCACGTCCACCAGCGCTGGTGA
- a CDS encoding pyridoxal-phosphate-dependent aminotransferase family protein — protein MLMTPGPTAVPEPVRDAMSRELINPDVDPRFREIYDRLTDRLATVYGVDPAVSAAEGGRDVVALGGEGILGLEAAVASLVEPGTEVLCLSNGLYGEGFADFVESYGGDPTLVAAEHDEPLPLDALDEALAADDADFDLVTMVHCETPTGTLNDLEAALDRIEAAAPAALTVVDAVSSLGGVEVPTDRIDVCLGASQKCFSAPPGLATAAVSDRAWAAMEARDPHSLYANFLPFRDVSDGFPYTHLTTEVVALDAALGLLLDEGLDAVRERHAAAAARCRERGAELGLETVPGPERSSPTVTAFEVPGRAEALQERLREEHDVVLATGLGEGSEDILRVGHMGHNARVERVEEAMDALAAVL, from the coding sequence ATGCTCATGACGCCGGGGCCGACCGCGGTCCCAGAGCCCGTGCGCGACGCGATGTCCCGCGAGCTGATCAACCCCGACGTGGACCCCCGGTTCCGGGAGATATACGACCGCCTCACGGACCGGCTCGCGACCGTGTACGGCGTCGATCCTGCCGTCTCGGCGGCCGAGGGAGGGCGCGACGTGGTCGCCCTCGGGGGCGAGGGGATCCTCGGCCTGGAGGCGGCCGTCGCGTCGCTCGTCGAGCCGGGCACCGAGGTCCTGTGCCTGTCGAATGGGCTCTACGGCGAGGGGTTCGCCGACTTCGTGGAGTCCTACGGCGGCGACCCGACGCTCGTGGCCGCCGAGCACGACGAGCCGCTGCCGCTCGACGCGCTCGACGAGGCGCTGGCGGCCGACGACGCCGACTTCGACCTCGTCACGATGGTCCACTGCGAGACGCCGACAGGGACGCTCAACGATCTCGAGGCCGCGCTCGACCGGATCGAGGCGGCGGCCCCGGCGGCCCTGACGGTCGTCGACGCCGTCTCCTCGCTCGGCGGCGTCGAGGTCCCGACCGACCGGATCGACGTGTGCCTCGGCGCGTCCCAGAAGTGTTTCAGCGCGCCGCCGGGGCTCGCGACCGCCGCCGTCAGCGACCGCGCCTGGGCCGCGATGGAGGCCCGAGACCCGCACTCGCTGTACGCGAACTTCCTCCCGTTCCGCGACGTGAGCGACGGCTTCCCGTACACGCACCTCACGACCGAGGTCGTCGCGCTCGACGCCGCGCTCGGGCTCCTGCTCGACGAGGGCCTCGACGCCGTCCGCGAGCGCCACGCGGCGGCCGCCGCGCGGTGCCGGGAGCGCGGCGCGGAGCTGGGGCTGGAGACCGTCCCGGGCCCGGAGCGCAGCTCCCCGACGGTGACCGCCTTCGAGGTGCCCGGGCGGGCCGAGGCGCTCCAAGAGCGGCTGCGCGAGGAGCACGACGTGGTCCTCGCGACGGGGCTCGGCGAGGGGTCGGAGGACATCCTCCGCGTGGGACACATGGGCCACAACGCGCGGGTCGAGCGCGTCGAGGAGGCGATGGACGCGCTCGCCGCGGTGCTGTGA
- a CDS encoding metal-dependent hydrolase: MLPTHVLAGMLLAAPLVRVAPELAPVGLVAGFLGGLVPDLDMYTGHRRTLHYPVYYSVLSVPALVAAAVAPSALTVAVALFFLGAALHSVADMYGGGLELRPWEGNSDRAVYDHYRETWVAPRRGVRYDGAVEDLALSVGLSVPLLVLVDPPLRAVVIGTLAVAVVYTVLRRRLAEMAAAVIPLLPSSLDPYLPERYR, translated from the coding sequence ATGCTTCCGACCCACGTGCTGGCGGGGATGCTGCTCGCGGCCCCGCTGGTGCGCGTCGCGCCGGAACTGGCGCCGGTGGGACTGGTCGCCGGGTTCCTCGGCGGGCTCGTCCCCGACCTCGACATGTACACCGGCCACCGGCGGACCCTCCACTACCCCGTCTACTACTCGGTCCTCTCCGTCCCGGCGCTCGTCGCGGCCGCGGTCGCGCCGTCGGCGCTCACCGTCGCCGTCGCGCTCTTCTTCCTCGGCGCGGCGCTCCACAGCGTCGCCGACATGTACGGCGGCGGCCTGGAGCTCCGCCCGTGGGAGGGGAACTCCGACCGCGCCGTGTACGACCACTACCGCGAGACGTGGGTCGCGCCGCGGCGCGGCGTCCGGTACGACGGGGCCGTCGAGGACCTCGCCCTCTCCGTCGGGCTCTCGGTCCCGCTGCTCGTGCTGGTCGACCCCCCGCTCCGCGCGGTCGTGATCGGGACGCTGGCCGTCGCGGTCGTGTACACCGTGCTCCGCCGGCGGCTCGCCGAGATGGCGGCGGCCGTGATCCCGCTGCTCCCGTCGTCGCTCGACCCGTACCTCCCCGAGCGGTACCGGTGA
- the thyA gene encoding thymidylate synthase, whose translation MQQYLDLVDDALSSGTYKPNRTGVDTIATFSGQYTVDLAEGFPLLTTKKMDGYRWNSLIHEVLWYLSGEEHIRNLRKETKIWDAWADEEGKLDTAYGRFWRRYPVPEDDAALPGETWPDDAHRWVTVEEDADGTTRRTFDQIQYVLDTLEESPHSRRMVVNAWHPANAAVSTLPPCHYTFVVNVQDGRLNLHLTQRSGDIALGVPFNIAAYALLANALAQRTGFEVGEFGHTVVDAHVYCGRGDRGKWYANNLRYVQERLANVESKEGYLDVKSWVERTAPDEPNGQEGYDHVPGLLEQLSRTPRDRPRIEIADKPLDELAYEDVSVVDYDSADGISFAVAE comes from the coding sequence ATGCAACAGTACCTCGACCTCGTCGACGACGCGCTCTCGTCCGGCACGTACAAACCGAACCGAACCGGCGTCGACACCATCGCGACGTTCAGCGGGCAGTACACCGTCGACCTCGCGGAGGGGTTCCCGCTCCTGACCACGAAGAAGATGGACGGCTACCGGTGGAACTCGCTGATCCACGAGGTGTTGTGGTACCTCTCCGGGGAAGAGCACATCCGGAACCTCCGCAAGGAGACGAAGATCTGGGACGCGTGGGCCGACGAGGAGGGGAAGCTGGACACCGCGTACGGTCGGTTCTGGCGCCGTTACCCGGTCCCGGAGGACGACGCCGCGCTCCCGGGCGAGACGTGGCCGGACGACGCGCACCGCTGGGTCACCGTCGAGGAGGACGCCGACGGGACGACGCGACGGACCTTCGACCAGATCCAGTACGTCCTCGACACGCTGGAGGAGAGTCCCCACTCGCGCCGGATGGTCGTGAACGCGTGGCACCCGGCGAACGCCGCCGTCTCCACGCTGCCGCCGTGTCACTACACCTTCGTCGTGAACGTCCAGGACGGCCGGCTCAACCTCCACCTCACGCAGCGCTCGGGCGACATCGCGCTCGGCGTCCCGTTCAACATCGCCGCGTACGCGCTGCTCGCGAACGCCTTAGCCCAGCGGACCGGCTTCGAGGTCGGCGAGTTCGGCCACACCGTCGTCGACGCGCACGTCTACTGCGGCCGCGGCGACCGCGGGAAGTGGTACGCGAACAACCTCCGGTACGTCCAAGAGCGGCTCGCGAACGTCGAGAGCAAGGAGGGGTACCTCGACGTGAAAAGCTGGGTCGAGCGGACCGCGCCGGACGAGCCCAACGGTCAGGAGGGGTACGACCACGTCCCGGGCCTCCTCGAACAGCTCTCGCGGACGCCGCGCGACCGACCGCGGATCGAGATCGCGGACAAGCCCCTCGACGAGCTCGCCTACGAGGACGTCTCGGTGGTCGACTACGACTCCGCGGACGGCATCTCGTTCGCGGTCGCGGAGTGA
- a CDS encoding dihydrofolate reductase, which yields MADADAPGSEGDADTLESARDADPDVVLVAAVADNGVIGDGGGMPWHYPADLAHFKRLTTGHPVIVGRKTYERIAERIGGPLPDRTNVVLTTRSIGDADLADGAVVAHDIESALARATADAAERGVDAVYVIGGATVYAAYLDRADRMVITEIPERPDGDTRFPEWDADAWAERDRETDGDLAFVTYERRDAE from the coding sequence ATGGCGGACGCTGACGCGCCCGGGTCGGAGGGCGACGCCGACACGCTCGAATCGGCGCGCGACGCCGACCCAGACGTGGTCCTCGTCGCCGCCGTCGCGGACAACGGCGTGATCGGCGACGGCGGCGGGATGCCGTGGCACTACCCCGCCGACCTCGCGCACTTCAAGCGGCTCACGACCGGCCACCCGGTGATCGTCGGCCGGAAGACGTACGAGCGCATCGCCGAGCGGATCGGCGGGCCGCTCCCCGACCGGACGAACGTCGTGTTGACGACCCGTTCGATCGGCGACGCCGACCTCGCCGACGGCGCGGTCGTCGCGCACGATATCGAGTCTGCGCTCGCGCGAGCGACCGCGGACGCCGCCGAGCGGGGGGTCGACGCCGTCTACGTCATCGGGGGCGCGACCGTCTACGCGGCCTACCTCGACCGCGCCGACCGGATGGTCATCACCGAGATCCCGGAGCGCCCGGACGGCGACACCCGCTTCCCGGAGTGGGACGCCGACGCGTGGGCCGAGCGCGACCGTGAGACCGACGGCGACCTCGCGTTCGTCACCTACGAGCGGCGCGACGCGGAGTGA
- a CDS encoding thiol-disulfide oxidoreductase DCC family protein: MDEDIPDDAAVVLFDGVCNLCSGFVQFVLPRDPEGKYRFASLQSDVGRSLLAEHDLATDELDSVVLIEDGESYVKSAAIIRIATGLGGAYRLLSPFRFVPRAVRDRAYDFVADNRYRWFGKKDRCMMPPGDAESRFLE; this comes from the coding sequence ATGGACGAGGACATCCCGGACGACGCCGCCGTCGTGCTCTTCGACGGCGTCTGTAACCTCTGTAGCGGGTTCGTACAGTTCGTCCTCCCCCGCGACCCGGAGGGGAAGTACCGGTTCGCCTCGCTCCAGTCCGACGTGGGGCGGTCGCTGCTGGCGGAACACGACCTCGCGACCGACGAGCTGGACTCGGTCGTCCTGATCGAGGACGGCGAGAGCTACGTGAAGTCGGCGGCGATCATCCGGATCGCGACCGGGCTCGGCGGGGCATACCGGCTGCTGTCCCCGTTCCGGTTCGTGCCGCGAGCGGTCCGGGACCGCGCGTACGACTTCGTCGCCGACAACCGGTACCGCTGGTTCGGGAAGAAGGACCGGTGTATGATGCCCCCGGGCGACGCCGAGTCGCGGTTCTTAGAGTGA